Proteins encoded by one window of bacterium:
- a CDS encoding acyl-CoA desaturase, whose amino-acid sequence MSKVAFIERDACGFVTDLKAAAADYFTRSGISDKANFAMIRKTVVILTLTFGAYALILSGQFAPWEMLILAITIGIGVAGMGFSIGHDALHGAYSSHPWINRIFGLTFDLVGANGYMWKLTHNVIHHTYTNIHGVDEDLVVSPLLRLSPHTPHQWFHRFQHLYAFLAYSFTTIFWVFIKDYKYFMLRDLGPYKNIKHPFSQVVTMLFMKMVYYSWTIIIPMIVLPIPWWQIAIGYVAMNLTAGLILGIVFQLAHVVEHTEHPLPDSAGNMELAWTLHEMATTSDFGRTNKFLSWYIGGLNFQIEHHLFPKVCSIHYPSLSKIVESLAAKHGIPYHVHPTMRAAVASHYRTLKNFGRPLA is encoded by the coding sequence ATGAGTAAAGTCGCTTTTATTGAAAGGGACGCGTGCGGCTTTGTTACCGATCTAAAGGCCGCCGCGGCCGATTATTTTACTCGATCCGGCATATCGGACAAAGCCAATTTCGCTATGATCCGCAAAACCGTTGTTATTCTTACCTTGACGTTCGGCGCCTATGCGTTGATCTTGTCCGGGCAATTCGCACCGTGGGAAATGCTGATCCTTGCCATCACCATCGGCATCGGCGTTGCCGGCATGGGTTTTAGTATCGGACACGACGCACTGCATGGCGCTTACTCGTCTCACCCTTGGATCAATCGGATTTTCGGGCTTACTTTCGATCTCGTCGGAGCCAATGGATATATGTGGAAGTTGACGCACAACGTAATTCATCACACCTATACCAATATTCACGGTGTGGATGAAGATTTGGTTGTTTCGCCTTTGCTGCGCCTGTCACCGCATACGCCCCATCAATGGTTTCACCGGTTCCAACATCTGTACGCTTTTCTTGCATATTCATTCACAACTATTTTTTGGGTTTTCATCAAAGATTATAAATATTTCATGCTTCGCGACCTCGGCCCGTATAAAAATATCAAACACCCGTTTTCACAAGTCGTGACCATGCTGTTCATGAAAATGGTGTATTATAGTTGGACCATTATCATTCCTATGATCGTATTGCCGATTCCATGGTGGCAAATCGCCATCGGATACGTAGCGATGAATCTCACCGCCGGATTGATTCTCGGTATTGTATTTCAATTGGCACACGTGGTGGAACATACGGAACATCCGTTACCGGATTCTGCGGGTAATATGGAACTTGCGTGGACATTGCATGAAATGGCTACGACATCGGATTTTGGCCGCACTAATAAATTTTTGTCGTGGTATATCGGCGGATTAAATTTTCAGATCGAGCACCATTTATTTCCGAAAGTCTGCAGTATTCATTATCCGTCGCTGAGTAAAATTGTCGAATCGCTCGCTGCCAAACATGGAATTCCTTATCACGTTCACCCCACGATGCGGGCTGCGGTGGCTTCGCATTATCGTACGTTGAAAAACTTCGGCCGGCCGCTCGCATGA
- a CDS encoding SRPBCC family protein produces the protein MKKIFIIISAIIGVALVIFFSLGVANPKLTFTVSVQIDQPITVVWEKFADENNMQHWMQGFKKIENVSGNPGEVGSKFRLTFDENGEEVYVDEELLVLAEKEKFAFSMDNEVLNGKGEFTFKAIDSNRTEMIYHNESEGKGLFWKSLLFLAQQQIIERNQNNFSAFKNFSESK, from the coding sequence ATGAAAAAAATATTCATCATCATCAGTGCGATCATCGGCGTTGCTCTCGTTATTTTCTTCTCATTGGGCGTCGCCAATCCTAAATTAACTTTCACGGTTTCTGTTCAGATCGACCAACCCATTACGGTCGTATGGGAAAAATTTGCCGATGAAAATAACATGCAACATTGGATGCAGGGATTCAAAAAAATAGAAAACGTGAGCGGCAATCCGGGGGAGGTTGGGAGTAAATTTCGTCTGACGTTTGATGAAAACGGAGAAGAAGTGTACGTCGACGAAGAGTTGCTGGTATTGGCTGAAAAGGAGAAATTCGCTTTTTCAATGGATAATGAAGTTCTGAATGGCAAAGGTGAATTTACTTTCAAAGCTATTGACAGTAACAGGACGGAGATGATTTACCATAATGAATCAGAAGGAAAAGGATTGTTCTGGAAAAGCCTGCTGTTTCTCGCGCAACAACAAATTATCGAACGTAATCAAAATAATTTTTCCGCATTCAAAAATTTTAGCGAATCTAAGTAG
- a CDS encoding M23 family metallopeptidase, whose protein sequence is MKLFVFALWLAVAHILAQEKADVKDLCEQWNALYEKMQYGSVDRKASGPILRSIAKEIRERITVLQDSAFYFPIENHGLSDVGGKDGSGFIAYQYNFLHGNRHRGHPAHDIFIHDENQDNLDDNTKQPAYVIAMTDGIVIGMKTNWVSGDTLRGGNYLMIYNPNLQRYYYYAHNNTIMVKLGDIVHAGTRIATVGRTGRNASEKRSPTHLHLMVLQITDEKGKPYNYYDELVKSKKINSPS, encoded by the coding sequence ATGAAATTATTTGTTTTTGCACTGTGGTTGGCTGTGGCACATATTTTAGCCCAGGAAAAAGCCGACGTTAAAGATTTGTGCGAGCAGTGGAATGCGTTGTATGAGAAAATGCAATACGGCTCGGTGGATCGTAAAGCCTCAGGACCTATCTTGCGTTCTATCGCGAAAGAAATCCGCGAACGCATCACGGTTCTGCAAGATTCGGCTTTTTATTTTCCGATTGAAAATCACGGGTTGTCCGACGTGGGCGGAAAGGACGGCAGCGGCTTTATTGCCTATCAATATAATTTCCTGCACGGTAACCGTCATCGCGGTCACCCCGCACATGATATTTTCATCCACGACGAAAACCAGGATAATTTGGATGACAATACGAAACAGCCTGCGTATGTAATTGCCATGACTGACGGTATCGTCATAGGTATGAAAACTAATTGGGTAAGCGGCGATACATTGCGCGGCGGTAATTATCTGATGATCTATAATCCGAACCTCCAACGCTATTATTATTACGCACACAATAATACTATTATGGTCAAACTCGGCGACATCGTGCATGCCGGAACACGTATTGCAACAGTTGGGCGTACGGGCCGCAATGCATCCGAAAAACGTTCACCCACGCATCTGCATCTGATGGTTTTGCAAATTACCGATGAAAAAGGTAAACCCTATAACTATTATGATGAATTGGTGAAATCAAAAAAAATTAATTCACCGTCATGA
- a CDS encoding replication-associated recombination protein A, with amino-acid sequence MNLFEEETRHTPSRTKIPLAERVRPQKLSEFVGQEHLLGEGKALRAQIVSGQLVSMIFWGPPGSGKTTLARIIAKETKSKFVSLSAVDSGVAEVRKVIQDAQALFKQTRERLLLFIDEIHRFNKSQQDALLHSVEEGTLILIGATTENPSFEVINALQSRCKIYRLEELTPEHLNRIIDHALANDADLKQTTISIDDRETLLFYAGGDARNVLNTLELAVQLAKPDEQGIIHLTKPIFEEAYQRRNILYDRAGEFHYDTISAFIKSVRGSDPDAALYWMARMLEGGEDPKFIARRMIILASEDIGNADPYALTLAVSTFTGVDYIGMPESALILAQCAAYLASCPKSNASTVGIGAATNDVQNEKLFPVPLHLRNAATKLMSQMDYGKGYKYAHDFTDSGENNFAEQDYLPQELKDRIYYEPTENGTEKKFKERLERLWKKRRKIK; translated from the coding sequence ATGAATTTATTCGAAGAAGAGACACGGCATACTCCTTCGCGTACAAAAATTCCGCTCGCCGAGCGTGTTCGCCCTCAAAAGCTTTCTGAATTTGTCGGGCAGGAACATTTGCTCGGTGAAGGCAAGGCGTTGCGGGCGCAGATCGTTTCAGGGCAACTCGTATCGATGATTTTCTGGGGCCCGCCGGGCTCCGGCAAAACGACGCTGGCTCGGATCATTGCGAAAGAAACTAAAAGTAAATTTGTTTCGCTCAGCGCAGTCGATTCCGGCGTTGCCGAAGTACGTAAAGTCATTCAAGATGCTCAGGCGTTATTTAAACAAACCCGTGAACGGCTCCTGCTTTTTATCGATGAAATTCACCGTTTTAATAAATCACAGCAGGACGCGTTGCTCCATTCCGTCGAAGAAGGTACGCTCATTCTGATCGGCGCGACCACGGAAAATCCTTCGTTTGAGGTGATCAACGCGCTGCAGTCGCGATGTAAGATTTATCGGCTCGAAGAACTTACGCCGGAACATCTCAACCGGATCATCGATCACGCATTGGCTAACGATGCCGATCTGAAACAAACAACCATTTCAATCGACGACCGTGAAACATTGTTGTTTTATGCCGGCGGCGACGCGCGTAATGTGCTGAACACGCTGGAACTGGCTGTGCAGTTGGCCAAACCGGATGAACAGGGTATCATCCATCTGACCAAACCGATTTTTGAAGAGGCATATCAGCGACGGAATATTTTATACGACCGAGCGGGAGAATTCCACTACGACACGATCAGCGCCTTTATCAAAAGCGTTCGCGGAAGCGATCCCGATGCAGCGTTGTATTGGATGGCGCGGATGCTCGAAGGCGGCGAGGATCCGAAGTTTATTGCCCGTCGAATGATCATTTTGGCGTCCGAAGACATCGGTAATGCCGATCCGTATGCCTTGACGCTGGCCGTGTCGACGTTTACCGGCGTCGATTATATCGGCATGCCGGAGTCGGCGTTGATTCTTGCTCAATGTGCAGCGTATCTGGCGAGCTGTCCGAAAAGCAACGCCTCGACCGTCGGTATCGGTGCTGCCACCAACGACGTTCAAAATGAAAAATTATTTCCGGTGCCGTTGCATTTACGTAACGCCGCAACGAAACTGATGTCGCAAATGGATTACGGCAAAGGGTATAAATATGCTCATGACTTTACGGATAGCGGTGAAAATAATTTTGCCGAACAGGATTATCTGCCTCAAGAATTGAAAGATCGTATCTATTACGAGCCTACAGAGAACGGAACGGAAAAAAAGTTCAAAGAACGTCTCGAACGTTTGTGGAAGAAGAGAAGAAAAATAAAATGA
- the lipB gene encoding lipoyl(octanoyl) transferase LipB, with amino-acid sequence MSNKLLQIVHLGLIDYQTAWDLQKTLFDKRLSNQIEDTLLLCEHPHTYTVGKNGVDSVSKHLLMNKDELATHGIKIFEIDRGGDITYHGPGQIVGYPILNLNNYYRDVHRYLRDIEEAIIRTLAEYGLTGKRIDAITGVWIDTPRSPEKICAIGVKVTRWITMHGFALNVNTNLDFFNGIVPCGISDKGVTSIEKLLQKKIDVHEVEAILTEKFAEVFDVTAAAVAKENILTMEIPHATLS; translated from the coding sequence ATGAGCAACAAACTCCTGCAGATCGTTCATCTGGGTCTTATCGATTACCAAACAGCCTGGGATCTACAAAAAACGTTATTTGATAAACGGCTGAGCAACCAAATTGAAGACACGTTACTTTTGTGTGAACATCCGCATACGTACACGGTTGGAAAAAACGGCGTGGATTCCGTCAGTAAACATTTGCTAATGAATAAAGATGAATTGGCTACTCACGGCATCAAGATTTTTGAAATCGATCGCGGAGGCGATATTACTTATCACGGACCCGGGCAAATCGTCGGTTACCCGATTTTGAATTTGAATAATTATTACCGCGACGTACACCGGTATCTGCGGGACATTGAAGAAGCGATTATCCGGACGCTGGCCGAATATGGGCTGACCGGCAAACGTATTGATGCGATTACCGGCGTATGGATCGATACGCCGCGCAGCCCTGAAAAAATCTGTGCGATCGGCGTTAAAGTCACGCGATGGATCACCATGCACGGCTTTGCGCTCAACGTCAATACCAATCTCGATTTTTTTAATGGAATCGTACCCTGCGGGATTTCGGATAAAGGCGTGACGTCGATTGAAAAATTATTGCAAAAAAAAATTGATGTACATGAAGTTGAAGCTATTTTGACTGAAAAATTTGCTGAAGTTTTTGACGTAACGGCTGCGGCTGTTGCCAAAGAAAATATATTAACCATGGAGATTCCTCATGCAACTCTTTCATAA
- a CDS encoding tetratricopeptide repeat protein: MQLFHKSLLAFIILLSASIAAQNSEKAKKAYDKGREAYLKFTVDDYKDAIKYYDQAVAADADMALAYAGLAEAYALLGYEIEKNGQASKDYYEKALENAKKAVGKGPKIGLTHRALAQAFLVHDSKKYGQEIYEALKVATELDSTDAESYYLMWLHTENDKPESPLIRKSLQLNDHFFQSQYGVGLAYSKLKKFDQSIECFKKAVAINPKNYLPYYSMGNAYSQLKKYDLAIPEYEQALKLNKNINDAYFYLGLAYYYQDQNKKAVKHLEKYLELVPATTYRGEVENILKDIK, from the coding sequence ATGCAACTCTTTCATAAATCTCTTCTGGCTTTTATTATACTTTTGAGTGCATCGATCGCCGCTCAAAATTCCGAAAAAGCCAAAAAAGCGTACGATAAAGGACGCGAAGCATATCTGAAGTTTACTGTCGACGATTATAAAGACGCTATTAAATATTATGATCAGGCTGTTGCTGCGGATGCGGACATGGCGCTTGCGTATGCCGGACTGGCTGAAGCGTATGCATTATTGGGTTACGAAATAGAAAAAAACGGCCAGGCTTCCAAGGATTATTATGAAAAAGCGCTGGAGAATGCCAAAAAAGCCGTGGGTAAAGGTCCAAAGATCGGTTTGACACATCGAGCTTTGGCGCAGGCTTTTTTGGTACACGATTCCAAAAAATACGGACAGGAAATTTATGAAGCTCTGAAAGTAGCCACGGAATTGGATTCAACGGATGCTGAGAGTTATTACCTTATGTGGCTGCACACGGAAAATGATAAGCCGGAAAGCCCTTTGATCCGGAAGTCGCTACAACTCAACGATCATTTTTTTCAATCGCAATACGGCGTCGGTTTGGCTTATTCGAAACTAAAAAAATTCGATCAGTCCATCGAATGTTTCAAAAAAGCAGTGGCCATCAACCCGAAAAACTATCTTCCGTATTATTCAATGGGTAATGCTTATTCACAATTAAAAAAATACGATTTGGCGATCCCGGAATACGAACAGGCGTTAAAATTGAATAAAAATATAAACGACGCTTATTTCTATTTAGGCTTAGCTTATTATTATCAGGATCAAAATAAAAAAGCCGTCAAACATCTCGAAAAATATCTTGAGCTGGTGCCGGCAACGACCTATCGCGGTGAAGTAGAAAATATTTTGAAGGATATTAAATAG
- a CDS encoding dehydrogenase E1 component subunit alpha/beta has product MEIKTKPSPSKADNGRAIYRLADFPELTKDRLIHAFKLMLTSRYLDDKMLRMLKQGKSFFHIGCSGHEAAQVAAGYGLVSKKDWFYPYYRDQALTMSVGMTVRELMLCFLAKADDPNSGGRQMPQHYGHKGLRIVSQSSPTGTQFLQAVGCAMGAMKDGTDDVVYVSSGEGTTSQGDFHEAINWASREKFPVIFFIEDNKYAISVPIWQQTSGSSVFNLGAGYSGLNCYEVDGTNFLETYAKVKEATALARQGKGPSLIVADVVRLLPHSSSDDQRKYRSEADLAKDRERDPIEQMSRFLIEQSVITKNDDESIRKQCLIDVDEAADWAETQAHPEKNTALLHIFSEEPDHLEYEKTVPSGNPIVLVDAINHALAEELERNPKVIMFGEDIQDDKGGVFTATKGLSKKFGTDRVFNSPLAESSIVGTAVGLAVRGWKPVVEIQFGDYVWTAMMQIRNELATMRYRSNNNWQSPVVIRIPVGGYIHGALCHSQNIESFFAHIPGLKIALPSNAADAKGLLKTAIRGNDPVLFLEHKGLYRQGFAQSPEPDGNYLLPYGKAAVKREGTDITIVTYGMMVAKSMNAAKIAEEKYGIKTEIIDIRTIVPLDMETIASSIQKTNKCIVVHEDCEFGGFGGEIIAQIMNRAFEYLDGPVRRVAAKDSPIPYNWFLEEVVLPQDHDIVKAIEELAKY; this is encoded by the coding sequence ATGGAGATAAAAACAAAACCATCCCCATCGAAAGCTGACAACGGGCGCGCTATTTATCGTCTTGCCGACTTTCCGGAATTGACCAAAGACCGCCTGATTCATGCGTTCAAGCTGATGCTTACATCGCGCTATCTCGACGATAAAATGTTGCGTATGCTGAAGCAGGGGAAAAGTTTTTTTCATATCGGATGTTCGGGACATGAAGCGGCGCAGGTGGCCGCTGGATATGGATTGGTTTCAAAAAAAGACTGGTTTTATCCTTATTACCGCGATCAAGCGTTGACGATGTCGGTGGGAATGACGGTACGTGAACTGATGCTGTGTTTTTTGGCCAAAGCCGACGATCCGAATTCCGGCGGGCGCCAGATGCCGCAGCATTACGGGCATAAAGGCCTTCGCATTGTTTCGCAATCAAGCCCGACAGGCACGCAATTTTTACAGGCAGTTGGTTGTGCTATGGGCGCTATGAAAGACGGAACGGATGACGTCGTATACGTTTCGTCCGGTGAAGGAACAACGTCGCAAGGCGATTTTCATGAAGCCATCAATTGGGCAAGCCGGGAAAAATTTCCGGTTATTTTCTTTATCGAAGACAATAAATATGCGATTTCCGTTCCGATCTGGCAACAAACGTCCGGCAGTTCGGTTTTTAATCTTGGCGCAGGCTATTCCGGTTTGAATTGTTACGAAGTTGATGGAACAAATTTTTTGGAAACGTATGCCAAAGTAAAAGAAGCTACAGCGCTGGCCCGGCAAGGCAAAGGCCCGTCTCTGATCGTGGCGGATGTCGTGCGGCTACTGCCGCATTCGTCGTCGGACGATCAGCGCAAATACCGTTCGGAAGCCGATCTGGCCAAAGATCGCGAACGCGATCCGATTGAACAGATGTCGCGTTTCCTTATCGAACAGAGCGTTATTACTAAAAATGACGATGAATCTATCCGCAAACAATGTCTGATCGATGTTGATGAAGCGGCGGATTGGGCGGAAACGCAGGCTCATCCCGAAAAAAATACAGCGCTACTTCACATATTTTCGGAAGAGCCGGACCATTTAGAATATGAAAAGACTGTTCCATCAGGTAATCCGATCGTTCTTGTTGATGCGATCAACCATGCGTTGGCCGAAGAACTTGAACGAAATCCGAAAGTCATCATGTTCGGCGAAGATATTCAGGATGATAAAGGCGGCGTTTTTACCGCGACGAAAGGCTTGTCGAAAAAATTTGGAACCGATCGCGTGTTCAATTCCCCTTTGGCCGAGTCGAGTATCGTTGGAACAGCCGTAGGCTTGGCTGTGCGAGGATGGAAACCGGTGGTTGAAATTCAGTTCGGCGATTATGTCTGGACAGCGATGATGCAGATCCGTAATGAACTTGCGACGATGCGTTACCGCTCTAATAATAACTGGCAATCGCCGGTAGTGATACGCATTCCGGTCGGTGGTTACATTCACGGCGCTTTGTGCCACTCACAAAATATCGAATCGTTTTTTGCCCATATTCCAGGACTTAAAATCGCGTTGCCATCCAATGCCGCCGATGCAAAAGGGCTTTTGAAAACAGCGATTCGTGGTAATGATCCGGTGTTGTTTCTCGAACACAAAGGGCTCTATCGCCAAGGTTTCGCACAAAGCCCGGAACCGGATGGGAACTATTTATTGCCGTATGGCAAAGCAGCAGTGAAACGGGAAGGAACGGACATTACGATCGTCACGTACGGCATGATGGTAGCCAAATCGATGAATGCAGCTAAAATTGCAGAAGAGAAATACGGAATTAAAACTGAAATTATCGATATTCGGACGATTGTACCGTTGGATATGGAAACCATCGCATCCTCTATTCAAAAAACCAATAAATGTATCGTGGTGCATGAAGATTGTGAATTCGGCGGATTTGGCGGCGAAATCATTGCCCAGATCATGAACCGTGCGTTCGAATATCTCGACGGTCCGGTGCGCCGTGTTGCAGCAAAAGATTCTCCGATTCCATACAATTGGTTTCTCGAAGAAGTGGTGTTGCCGCAAGATCATGACATTGTAAAGGCTATCGAAGAACTAGCGAAGTATTAA
- a CDS encoding MBL fold metallo-hydrolase, with protein MRKLCTIFAVVRLTSILVIACLSVTCRNIQQEHPDLFDSNKDGLELVLKSAATHGDFFSNSISFAVNNPAFIHPGQSLRATPPFESYLWNRTYRYDASGKIEISTSKQVSGGYVFNEIWVTGDNSGHYYNLNTKTYYADNTSMLALLDLVPQTYLRSVLKNRGSITQTGISEVNGQSCFIVEGMHGSFRQRMWIDQQSHLVIKIETIRNTSPYGDGLRSYYFTDYKTINGISLPGRVQYISHNSVFGDVENTYLINEIDSSTDSAAIIDALSECVKIDYSYRKNAEAIKLSDRLYVLENISNSEENWSYNVLFAEFDAYVLVTEAPLDNVTSERVIQKIKEIIPNKPIRYLVQSHHHNDHIGGIRTYIAEGTTIVTTKGNTEFIDKIARAPYNLLPDRLSKNSNDLKFELADPKLVIGDDIMAAEVYNIGPTLHANEMLVTYFPKQGVLFQADLINDDEWPLDSDLTKNTLQAIKKLGLKINTIVGLHGRTIHGKDAQKLFDAKL; from the coding sequence ATGAGAAAATTATGTACCATTTTTGCTGTAGTACGTTTGACAAGCATTTTAGTGATCGCTTGTTTGTCAGTAACTTGCAGAAATATTCAACAAGAACACCCCGATTTATTTGATTCAAACAAAGACGGTTTGGAACTTGTACTTAAATCGGCTGCAACGCACGGCGATTTTTTTTCAAATTCCATCTCTTTTGCCGTAAACAACCCTGCTTTCATTCATCCGGGACAGTCGCTGCGAGCAACTCCGCCGTTTGAATCTTATTTGTGGAATAGAACTTATCGTTATGATGCAAGCGGCAAAATCGAAATCAGTACATCTAAACAAGTAAGCGGCGGATATGTTTTTAATGAAATCTGGGTTACCGGAGACAATAGCGGTCATTACTATAATTTAAATACGAAAACGTATTACGCTGACAATACTTCGATGCTGGCTCTGCTGGATCTTGTTCCGCAGACATATCTTCGTTCTGTTTTGAAAAATCGAGGAAGTATTACGCAAACAGGTATAAGTGAAGTCAATGGCCAATCCTGTTTTATCGTTGAAGGTATGCACGGAAGCTTCCGTCAACGGATGTGGATTGACCAACAATCTCATTTGGTAATCAAGATCGAAACCATTCGGAATACTAGTCCCTACGGAGATGGTTTAAGAAGCTATTACTTTACGGATTATAAAACGATAAATGGAATTTCACTTCCAGGGCGAGTTCAATATATATCGCATAACAGCGTGTTTGGCGATGTAGAAAACACTTATTTAATCAATGAAATCGATAGCAGCACCGATAGCGCCGCTATCATCGACGCTCTGTCCGAATGCGTCAAAATAGATTATTCTTACAGAAAAAACGCTGAAGCAATTAAACTCAGTGACCGGCTTTATGTGTTGGAAAACATTTCAAACTCGGAAGAGAATTGGTCTTACAATGTTTTATTTGCCGAATTTGATGCTTATGTTTTAGTGACGGAAGCTCCTTTGGATAACGTCACATCAGAACGTGTGATTCAGAAAATAAAAGAAATCATTCCGAATAAACCGATCCGGTACTTGGTTCAAAGTCATCATCATAATGACCATATCGGGGGCATTCGTACTTATATCGCTGAAGGAACTACTATTGTCACTACGAAAGGAAATACAGAATTCATCGATAAAATAGCAAGGGCTCCATACAATCTCTTGCCGGATCGTTTATCAAAAAATTCAAATGACCTAAAATTCGAATTAGCCGATCCAAAGCTCGTTATTGGCGATGACATTATGGCCGCCGAAGTATACAACATTGGCCCGACTCTCCACGCCAATGAGATGCTTGTAACTTACTTTCCAAAACAAGGCGTACTCTTTCAGGCAGATTTGATCAACGATGACGAGTGGCCCCTTGATAGTGATTTAACAAAGAATACGCTCCAGGCAATCAAAAAATTAGGATTAAAAATTAATACGATTGTTGGCTTGCATGGTCGTACTATCCATGGAAAAGACGCTCAAAAACTGTTCGATGCAAAGCTTTAG